A genomic stretch from Sphingobacterium sp. ML3W includes:
- a CDS encoding sigma-54 dependent transcriptional regulator, whose protein sequence is MVNKILLIDDEEKLRKLLAKIISLEGFEVIEADDIKSGLKKLDIFDIDVVLCDVKLPDGNGVETAKLIKERYPIVEIILLTAYGNIPDGVQAIKNGAFEYITKGDDNNRIIPLLYKACEKVALARRVRQLEKQLGNRLSFDKIIGSSVAIKSAIALAQKVSGTSTTVLLTGETGTGKEVFAQAIHQASPRKERSFVAINCAAFTKDLLENELFGHKAGAFTGATKDQRGLFEEAHLGTIFLDEIGEMAIELQAKILRVLETGEFLKVGDSKPTKVDVRIIAATNRDLEAEIDSEHFRSDLFYRLSVFTIQLPPLRERIEDIRLLAQYYVDIFALKSNLKPLKMTAEFVAALERNPWRGNIRELKNVIERSVILSEDGLLDLSSLPFGMNSLKSEQALSSGFSMANIERQHIQRVLQHTNGNKAEAARLLEIGVATLYRKIEEYKMQ, encoded by the coding sequence ATGGTGAATAAAATACTTCTTATAGATGACGAAGAGAAGCTTCGTAAACTGCTTGCTAAGATCATCAGCTTGGAGGGCTTTGAGGTAATTGAAGCTGATGATATCAAATCTGGCTTGAAAAAGCTTGATATTTTCGACATCGATGTCGTATTATGCGATGTTAAGTTGCCTGATGGTAATGGTGTGGAGACTGCGAAATTGATTAAGGAACGCTATCCAATTGTTGAAATCATATTATTGACCGCCTATGGTAATATCCCGGATGGAGTTCAGGCGATTAAAAATGGTGCTTTTGAATACATTACCAAAGGTGATGACAATAACCGGATTATTCCTTTACTCTATAAAGCCTGTGAGAAAGTAGCATTGGCGCGCAGAGTAAGACAGTTGGAGAAACAATTGGGTAATAGGCTTTCATTTGACAAAATTATAGGGAGTTCTGTAGCGATTAAATCAGCCATTGCGCTTGCGCAAAAAGTATCTGGAACAAGTACGACTGTTCTGCTAACCGGAGAAACGGGAACTGGTAAAGAGGTATTTGCACAGGCGATACATCAGGCCAGCCCACGCAAGGAACGCAGTTTTGTCGCTATTAATTGCGCCGCTTTCACAAAAGATCTGCTGGAAAATGAACTGTTTGGACATAAAGCGGGGGCTTTTACAGGAGCGACAAAGGATCAGCGTGGTCTATTCGAAGAGGCTCATTTGGGAACTATTTTTTTGGATGAGATCGGTGAGATGGCGATTGAACTTCAAGCCAAAATTCTGCGTGTATTGGAGACTGGTGAATTTTTAAAAGTAGGTGATTCCAAGCCGACGAAAGTGGATGTCCGTATTATCGCTGCAACAAATCGCGACCTTGAAGCCGAAATCGATTCAGAACATTTTAGAAGCGATTTATTTTATAGATTGTCAGTATTTACAATTCAACTACCACCCTTACGAGAGCGTATTGAGGATATTCGATTGCTGGCTCAATATTATGTAGATATTTTTGCGTTAAAATCGAATCTCAAACCGCTAAAAATGACTGCTGAATTTGTTGCTGCTCTTGAACGAAATCCTTGGCGGGGAAATATCCGTGAATTGAAAAATGTAATTGAACGTAGTGTCATACTGAGTGAGGATGGACTGCTTGATCTGAGCAGTCTTCCTTTTGGAATGAATAGTTTGAAATCGGAGCAAGCATTATCTTCCGGTTTCTCCATGGCAAATATAGAACGTCAACACATTCAACGTGTATTGCAACATACAAATGGGAATAAAGCTGAAGCTGCACGATTGCTGGAGATCGGTGTAGCGACACTATACCGGAAAATTGAGGAGTATAAAATGCAATGA
- the yiaA gene encoding inner membrane protein YiaA produces MEPLKNMIEEKISKKDSNTRNPFKPTGAFIGASWTALLVGTIGYCVGLWNATMALNEKGYYFTILLFALFAVISVQKSVRDKAEGLAVTELYYGLSWFATIAAVVLLIIGLWNADLLLSEKGFYAMSFSLSIFSAIAVQKNTRDAKLIDDNEIKL; encoded by the coding sequence ATGGAACCGCTAAAAAACATGATTGAAGAAAAAATTTCAAAAAAGGATTCGAACACAAGAAATCCTTTCAAACCTACAGGAGCCTTCATTGGCGCATCGTGGACAGCTCTATTGGTAGGAACTATTGGTTACTGTGTCGGATTATGGAATGCGACTATGGCACTCAATGAAAAGGGATATTATTTTACCATCCTATTATTTGCTCTATTTGCTGTTATTTCTGTTCAAAAAAGTGTCAGAGATAAAGCTGAAGGACTTGCTGTAACCGAACTTTACTATGGTCTAAGTTGGTTTGCAACAATTGCTGCGGTAGTCTTATTGATTATCGGATTATGGAATGCTGACCTGCTACTGAGCGAAAAAGGATTCTACGCTATGTCTTTTTCTCTAAGTATATTTTCTGCGATCGCAGTTCAGAAAAATACTCGGGATGCTAAACTTATTGATGATAACGAGATAAAACTTTAG
- a CDS encoding murein L,D-transpeptidase catalytic domain-containing protein gives MNKFILLIIAIGISLIAFKVSRKHTFAANNTENTAASDSARYIDAFDRVKGVVKKDKKYNKNIAFLLDMKKLSGRNRFFVVDIQKNRILDQGLVAHGSGSETGKAGRLKFSNQDNSYATSLGMYSIGTSYNGRFGKAYKLYGLENSNSNAYSRNIVLHKYDSMPYDEQIAPICLSQGCPMVSVKFYERLQPIIDSSQKQIILNIYY, from the coding sequence ATGAATAAGTTCATTCTGCTCATTATCGCGATCGGGATCAGTTTGATCGCTTTCAAAGTTTCCCGAAAGCACACATTTGCTGCAAACAACACCGAAAATACTGCGGCATCAGACTCAGCACGGTATATTGACGCCTTTGACCGGGTCAAAGGCGTCGTTAAAAAGGATAAAAAATACAATAAAAACATCGCTTTTCTTCTCGACATGAAGAAGCTTTCGGGAAGGAATCGCTTTTTTGTTGTTGATATCCAAAAGAACCGGATCCTGGATCAAGGTTTAGTAGCCCATGGTTCAGGTTCGGAAACCGGAAAAGCCGGCAGATTAAAATTCAGCAATCAGGACAACTCCTATGCGACCTCATTAGGCATGTACTCGATCGGTACATCTTATAACGGTCGTTTCGGAAAAGCTTATAAGTTATATGGGCTTGAAAATTCCAATAGCAACGCCTACAGCAGAAACATTGTTTTACATAAATACGATAGCATGCCCTATGATGAACAGATTGCTCCAATATGTTTAAGCCAGGGGTGCCCAATGGTAAGCGTAAAATTCTACGAAAGACTGCAGCCTATTATTGACTCCTCTCAAAAACAAATTATCTTAAATATCTATTATTGA
- a CDS encoding DUF695 domain-containing protein → MGFFNNIFGKKENKKDSIQEFWNWFAKNEQTFFQIVKNGDQIDQNFFSKLSPKIDALRKELYFLTGMYSDDIAELVITPDGVVKNIAFVEALIGSAPMLPNWKFTALKPAIEDMEKFKITMYGFSFDINDMYFYPIEHKYRPDDVDIVIVHPNYTEENKANIAHGVEIFLDNYIGELNSIITIDNLNITSSDLTAGELIPLIKLKDYLIWREKEFVEKYTDVRHETENDSYTAFEGMMQNDLPILAIINTTLLDWDGKVSHPWIVTLRINYDGTSTNGMPDQTTYDLMDKFEDDLMAGLPHDIGYLNIGRETADNIREVYLACTEFRKSSQIIDQLIAQYQNRLEIDYAIYKDKYWKSFARFNKTIE, encoded by the coding sequence ATGGGGTTTTTTAATAATATTTTTGGAAAGAAAGAAAACAAAAAAGATAGCATACAGGAATTTTGGAATTGGTTTGCAAAAAATGAACAAACATTTTTTCAAATTGTAAAAAATGGGGATCAGATTGATCAGAATTTTTTCAGCAAACTCTCCCCAAAAATTGACGCGCTTCGAAAAGAACTCTATTTTTTAACTGGAATGTACAGTGATGATATTGCTGAGCTTGTTATTACTCCCGATGGGGTTGTGAAAAATATCGCGTTCGTCGAGGCCTTGATCGGCTCAGCTCCTATGCTCCCAAATTGGAAATTTACCGCCTTAAAACCGGCTATCGAAGACATGGAAAAATTCAAAATAACGATGTACGGTTTTTCCTTTGACATTAATGACATGTATTTTTACCCCATTGAACACAAATACCGTCCAGATGATGTCGATATTGTTATTGTGCACCCCAATTACACGGAAGAAAACAAAGCCAACATCGCTCATGGGGTTGAAATATTCTTAGATAATTATATCGGCGAACTAAACTCGATCATCACCATTGACAATTTAAACATTACCTCCAGCGACCTGACAGCGGGAGAACTCATTCCATTGATCAAATTAAAAGACTATTTAATATGGCGGGAAAAAGAATTTGTCGAAAAATATACGGATGTCAGGCATGAAACCGAAAATGATTCCTACACCGCTTTTGAGGGCATGATGCAAAACGATCTGCCTATTTTGGCCATAATAAATACAACACTTTTAGACTGGGACGGAAAGGTATCACACCCCTGGATCGTAACATTGCGGATCAATTACGATGGAACTTCGACCAATGGTATGCCTGACCAGACGACATACGATTTAATGGATAAATTCGAAGACGACTTAATGGCTGGCCTTCCACATGATATCGGTTATCTCAATATTGGACGTGAAACTGCGGACAACATACGGGAAGTTTACCTGGCCTGTACAGAATTCAGGAAATCATCCCAAATAATAGATCAGCTAATTGCGCAATATCAAAATAGGCTTGAAATCGACTATGCTATCTATAAAGATAAATATTGGAAATCCTTTGCACGATTTAATAAAACAATAGAATAA
- a CDS encoding BON domain-containing protein: MATSAVLSFSACKSGLSDDKLEEKIENALTGRKTVDVEVEKGKVILSGTVASEEEKQQIESIAKTAGDKDVKSIQNDIVVSAPVATTPAPITVSNNDATLGAAVNTFMKDFPSVQASVKDGIISVTGTLEQAKIVTLKQGLDNLNPKKVDLSGIVVKK, encoded by the coding sequence ATGGCAACATCTGCAGTACTTTCTTTTTCTGCATGTAAATCGGGGTTATCGGATGATAAATTAGAGGAGAAGATCGAAAATGCACTTACGGGACGTAAAACTGTTGATGTTGAGGTCGAAAAAGGAAAAGTAATCCTTAGCGGCACCGTAGCGTCGGAGGAAGAAAAACAACAAATTGAATCGATCGCAAAAACAGCAGGGGATAAGGATGTCAAATCTATTCAAAATGATATCGTTGTGAGTGCACCTGTTGCAACAACACCGGCACCGATTACAGTATCGAATAATGATGCTACACTCGGCGCAGCTGTAAATACGTTTATGAAAGATTTTCCATCCGTCCAGGCGAGTGTTAAAGACGGAATTATTTCGGTAACAGGAACGTTGGAACAGGCAAAGATTGTTACATTGAAACAAGGTTTGGATAATCTAAATCCAAAAAAAGTAGATTTGAGTGGTATTGTTGTCAAAAAATAA
- a CDS encoding SH3 domain-containing protein produces the protein MSLQEKYKVLLDTAQSSGVNDLNYAEMDGVLQIRGTAPTADVKNKLWEIYGNIDPNFQTGDVVLNVDVATEVPGSQVKVITENSNLNIRKGPGTDQPIVGKAAKGEIITLISKANEQWWLVRTNDNEEGYCYAQYLESV, from the coding sequence ATGTCATTACAAGAAAAATATAAAGTTCTTTTGGATACTGCGCAATCTTCAGGAGTTAACGATCTGAATTACGCTGAAATGGATGGTGTGCTTCAGATTAGGGGTACTGCGCCTACCGCTGATGTGAAAAATAAACTGTGGGAAATTTATGGAAATATAGATCCAAACTTCCAGACCGGTGATGTCGTCTTAAATGTTGATGTGGCTACAGAGGTGCCCGGAAGCCAGGTAAAGGTAATCACAGAGAATAGCAACTTAAATATTCGAAAAGGCCCCGGAACTGACCAGCCTATTGTAGGAAAAGCTGCAAAGGGCGAAATTATCACATTGATCAGCAAGGCAAATGAGCAATGGTGGTTAGTGCGGACCAACGATAACGAAGAAGGGTACTGCTATGCGCAATACCTTGAGTCTGTCTAA
- the tyrS gene encoding tyrosine--tRNA ligase, with protein sequence MLTDLEENIEIMLPKDGLRSKLQQSKETGRPLIIKLGFDPTAPDLHLGHAVVLKKLKQFQELGHQIVVLVGSFTARIGDPTGKNKARKPLNQEKIAENAATYIAQLAKIIDMSKTKVVFNGDWLDNLDFAEVIQLVSKVTVAQLMQRHDFHKRFTDNQPIAMHELIYPILQGFDSVHIKSDIEMGGTDQLFNCTMGRQLQESFNLDPQLVLCMPLLRGLDGKEKMSKSLYNTIGLLDEPNEMFGKAMSIPDSLIPDYIDLTTDFTPTEKKMLKSRLEIGENPMEVKKLIAHNLVAQYHAPQAAADALDFFAKQFQQKSFDNKSFEEVSLQHVNAQLGSVAKLVDLCHFLKKDLSKSAIRRLIAEGAVQIDSNKCLDPDLPVDLETGFRIKLGKRSFFRFV encoded by the coding sequence ATGTTAACAGATTTAGAAGAAAACATTGAAATTATGTTGCCAAAGGATGGGCTGAGGTCCAAATTGCAACAATCTAAAGAAACTGGACGTCCGCTGATTATTAAACTCGGGTTTGATCCTACGGCTCCAGACCTTCATTTGGGGCATGCTGTGGTGTTGAAAAAGCTTAAGCAATTTCAGGAATTGGGCCATCAAATCGTCGTTTTGGTTGGGAGTTTTACTGCGCGGATAGGAGATCCAACTGGCAAAAATAAAGCGCGTAAACCTTTGAATCAGGAAAAAATAGCTGAGAATGCTGCAACCTATATCGCACAATTAGCTAAAATCATTGATATGTCAAAGACAAAAGTTGTCTTTAATGGTGATTGGTTGGATAACTTGGATTTTGCGGAGGTTATTCAGCTTGTTTCAAAAGTGACGGTTGCGCAGCTTATGCAACGGCATGATTTTCACAAACGTTTCACGGACAATCAACCGATCGCCATGCATGAACTTATCTATCCTATATTGCAGGGTTTTGATTCCGTACATATCAAAAGCGATATTGAAATGGGTGGGACAGACCAATTGTTTAATTGTACAATGGGACGCCAGCTTCAAGAATCTTTTAATCTCGATCCTCAGCTTGTCTTATGTATGCCACTGCTCAGAGGATTGGACGGTAAAGAGAAAATGAGCAAATCGCTGTACAATACCATTGGTCTGTTGGATGAACCGAATGAAATGTTTGGCAAAGCGATGTCTATTCCCGACAGTTTAATTCCAGATTATATTGATCTAACGACAGACTTTACTCCAACGGAAAAGAAGATGTTAAAATCCCGGCTGGAAATTGGCGAAAATCCGATGGAAGTCAAAAAGCTTATTGCGCATAATCTCGTGGCCCAATACCACGCTCCGCAGGCAGCTGCGGATGCATTGGATTTTTTTGCTAAACAGTTCCAGCAAAAATCATTCGATAATAAAAGTTTTGAAGAGGTCTCGTTGCAACATGTTAATGCGCAATTGGGTTCTGTTGCAAAGCTCGTCGACCTTTGTCACTTTTTAAAGAAAGATCTGAGTAAGTCCGCTATTCGAAGACTCATTGCTGAAGGGGCAGTACAGATTGATTCGAACAAATGTCTGGATCCTGATCTGCCCGTTGATCTGGAAACTGGTTTTAGAATTAAATTAGGAAAAAGAAGTTTTTTTAGATTTGTTTAG
- a CDS encoding aromatic amino acid hydroxylase, whose protein sequence is METYNNVVLEQLPKHLKRYVVAQQYERYTALDQALWRYVMRQNYSFLKDVAYYPYIPGLKKAGLSISHIPDLQQMNDSLKLIGWGAVTVDGFIPPAAFMEFQAHRVLVIAADIRQLEHIEYTPAPDIIHESSGHAPIIGEPDYAVYLQYFGEIGTKALSSRKDFELYEAIRHLSILKEHAGTTETELVEAENKLKTVQDNMGEPSEMALLSRLHWWTVEYGLIGSLDDPKIYGAGLLSSIGESASCMQKSVPKLPYDLNTVAYTYDITKPQPQLFVTPDFEHLMDVLNQFADTMAFRVGGKQSLEKAIDCQAVCTIVYSSGLQVSGIFKAANADQSISYIQTVGPTALACSGKQLEGHGINYHREGYGSPVGLLADSNKDLADFSDEELTTYGISQGKRCSLCFSSGVEVEGVVLKVVRQAGKVVLISFDDCEVYRNDRREVYFKPEWGVYDMAVGTEIISVFAGAADKDAYESIEEGTEKSSVLSYTQIEDSKLLVLHAQIGALRSGSFATERWTDIFDQLSAEITDNWLALVELYEIAWANYAYDLTESVQGKLKAIITIRPSLKKLIDDGIRVAKEEPLNNH, encoded by the coding sequence ATGGAAACATATAATAATGTTGTTTTGGAGCAGCTGCCCAAACATTTAAAGCGCTATGTAGTCGCCCAGCAATACGAACGTTATACGGCTTTGGATCAAGCCTTGTGGCGCTATGTCATGCGTCAGAATTATTCCTTTTTAAAAGATGTCGCTTATTACCCATACATACCAGGATTGAAGAAAGCGGGGCTTTCCATTTCGCACATACCGGATCTGCAACAAATGAACGATAGTTTGAAATTAATTGGTTGGGGAGCTGTAACGGTCGATGGATTTATACCACCGGCAGCTTTTATGGAATTTCAGGCACATCGGGTATTGGTTATAGCCGCAGATATCCGACAATTGGAACATATTGAATATACCCCTGCACCAGATATCATTCATGAATCTTCTGGCCATGCACCGATCATAGGTGAGCCCGATTATGCGGTGTATTTGCAGTACTTTGGTGAAATTGGAACAAAAGCATTGTCGTCCCGGAAGGATTTCGAACTGTATGAGGCTATTCGCCATTTATCAATTTTAAAAGAGCACGCGGGTACAACCGAAACCGAATTGGTGGAAGCTGAAAACAAGTTGAAGACCGTTCAGGACAATATGGGCGAACCTTCGGAAATGGCTTTGTTGAGTAGGTTGCATTGGTGGACTGTGGAGTATGGTCTGATCGGTAGCCTTGATGATCCCAAGATTTATGGCGCAGGTCTACTGTCTTCCATTGGCGAAAGTGCCAGTTGTATGCAAAAATCGGTACCAAAGCTACCTTATGATTTAAATACTGTAGCATATACCTATGATATTACTAAGCCACAGCCACAATTGTTTGTCACACCCGATTTTGAACATTTAATGGATGTCCTGAATCAGTTTGCAGATACTATGGCCTTCCGGGTTGGCGGAAAACAAAGTTTGGAAAAAGCGATTGACTGTCAGGCTGTATGCACGATTGTTTATAGTTCTGGATTGCAGGTGTCAGGTATTTTTAAGGCGGCGAATGCAGATCAGTCTATTTCCTATATACAAACAGTAGGCCCCACTGCATTGGCGTGTTCTGGGAAGCAATTAGAAGGACACGGGATAAATTATCATCGGGAGGGCTATGGTTCTCCGGTCGGTCTTCTCGCAGATAGCAATAAAGATTTGGCGGATTTCTCAGACGAAGAATTGACCACTTATGGTATTAGTCAAGGAAAGCGATGTTCTTTGTGTTTTTCTTCAGGGGTTGAAGTTGAGGGCGTTGTTTTGAAGGTTGTACGTCAGGCGGGTAAAGTTGTGTTGATTTCATTTGATGACTGTGAAGTCTACCGAAATGACCGGAGGGAAGTTTATTTTAAACCTGAATGGGGAGTTTACGACATGGCTGTAGGGACCGAGATTATTTCAGTATTTGCGGGGGCTGCCGACAAAGATGCTTATGAGTCTATTGAGGAAGGGACGGAGAAGTCATCCGTTTTATCGTATACGCAGATTGAAGACTCAAAATTGCTTGTCTTGCATGCACAGATCGGAGCACTGCGGTCAGGATCATTTGCTACGGAGCGTTGGACGGATATCTTTGATCAGTTGTCTGCTGAAATAACAGATAACTGGCTCGCGCTGGTAGAACTTTATGAAATCGCCTGGGCGAATTATGCCTACGACTTAACTGAAAGTGTACAAGGTAAGCTTAAAGCTATTATTACAATTCGACCCAGCTTGAAAAAACTGATAGATGATGGTATACGGGTAGCGAAAGAAGAACCCTTAAATAATCATTGA
- a CDS encoding S-adenosylmethionine decarboxylase: MNEKYTPGKHLLMTLQVEEVSLLTTIDAFLEFTKKQMNVHNLQIVGISTHSFEGGGFTAAICLMESHICIHTWPEFGQLTLDVYLCNYLKDNSEKVLHLGKLFKTYFNAIVINETVVNR; encoded by the coding sequence ATGAACGAAAAGTATACTCCCGGAAAACACCTGTTGATGACATTGCAGGTAGAGGAGGTATCGTTATTGACAACCATAGATGCTTTTTTGGAATTTACCAAAAAGCAGATGAATGTCCATAATTTGCAAATTGTAGGTATTTCCACCCATTCTTTTGAGGGCGGTGGATTTACCGCTGCTATTTGTTTAATGGAATCCCATATCTGTATCCATACCTGGCCGGAATTTGGACAATTGACATTAGATGTTTATCTCTGTAATTATCTAAAAGATAACAGTGAAAAAGTTTTGCATTTGGGTAAGCTCTTCAAAACTTATTTTAATGCGATAGTTATTAACGAAACTGTGGTTAATCGGTAG